One stretch of Plasmodium vivax chromosome 8, whole genome shotgun sequence DNA includes these proteins:
- a CDS encoding hypothetical protein, conserved (encoded by transcript PVX_094340A): MKNNNKATKNCYLKEPSCNHGNNALNKCSSYFDISQIKQLYAPQSANGYEQIFSPPRKAKKAGRKSKKEISNTKGAIPSFHSDQYQNDTKTPVPVGIGERKKMKFNAPNEDPHFFYSNSFDQTPRKHFSFNDADPQNEESPNLYNPSGSVRKGANKKAISRNASLNKYDFIRFVCSPTKKSVDNRSAKCDSERGTPAKNGTTGNAAKNDRKKGAKYGEHTAANMGSTNDPKRVVKNYPQWENIFDPKNDPKNGAKNDHKNYPQNDRKKGGNYGEHTAANVGSTNDPKGVVKNYPQWENIFDPKRDAQNASKTDQKFDPQNDRKKGGNYGEHTATSIGSTNDPKGAVNNYPKWENIFDPKRHPQNASKIDQKFDPQNDRKKGGNYGEHTAANVGYTNDPKGVVNNYPQWDQFFDPTREHQSASKTEQNFHPQSDLKGGVLYAQNVTQNNDSKNDAKGAHNSCPQWNQFFQPTREHQSTSKTEQIFYPQSDLKGGVVYAQKKAQSNDAKNDAKGTQNSCPQWDQFFDPRRDPQNALRTNQMFDPQSDFKGGVVYAQNVTHNNDAKIYAKCATFRVTKSYPQNDPKWDPKNAPKTDPQNESIFDPKRGANCGERVGTNGATNDDTGEDPQSGIKNWPKNDLQSDIKSCPKNDPQNGINNGPNNYPQSGINNGPKSYPQRGINNDPQNDLKTSQHFPLQNASQSGIKNCPNNYPPNGASNSPPNDPHDGSNQSSGNSQESTPQNGAQNNGLIDLDSHDSIDRLSRNFFINNKKIFLTHFRKDKEAHITRASSHAHSSGGNVPLRYETPEGGRNEGKNEHSKWGENAEGVTPCGETSQWGLFAKGNSPHFEDYIQRGEKSGGVENCSRGSYYSGWNHRIGENQTAHDDCHEDDEHHNHDARYSEEEPADGSNFLQDMNSFVRKNCNVTKSLYSHLDVPYNGSKAEIKKAYKEKIKVHHPDKGGSINKFLQLKLSYDILTNDKKRKMYDKYGHSILELLVSEKFQNYEICSSEEENCENEIDEENLKVYDLFVQKYNNTSYLHNLSDLKMDSYQYNDFQKLIFHFFNDENPMFKNTFHLFPAYSPAVPPYRRKKANQRKADKKRAAEKGAGEEAEKEANKQANKQADIGKIPRLEFPSSLENSPNRSARTNELLSPAGSSTSRNDSPSNCSETKESSIYDVLNAGHVTNLFNEMDDDFKYFYKKCIVHKIEESEQANNARYGKKGATKSVSRRDGHHVEGEANGDDASTPVKEHTHHPAKEHTHHPAKEHTHHPAKEHTHHPAKEHTHHPAKEHTHHPAKEHTHHPAKEHVERPFEQPSYDEDAATPLAQCQLSQEKHTSNRRSRNEETAHSFRDIQTSPIAYKIINENDERHIAEFYRWFELFFSHHQGAHPESEAANEAEYETTNETANEVANHATQGDRRICSDVPPGTQEETHSAQTDVADVEINSEPFRTFQYCAEKFCAFGQTLRSSNDTPNGRVNGDAPNGRSPARFAHNSGKTEHCNGGKTKHFNGDKPSRPREEKAHRGTPPRSSAKAEDNHLTVNIEEKYGFNLLKKSEQKIKDITHDFNYIYIGSNMMKKNKFILFVKEESIKKFLKIKLLIEKIKKKSNLKLISAFEKEIEKNIKHMEYILLLTTHRDEFLPLNDFYLLDRNAFAKELYCIPIYVKKNSISRPTHFHIRWIVYTIQSLIFFNFFFKKVNKYMCAFPFFNYKYNLLKHFLGHEEKANSIHHQVKNFYIFFQQYILKNKHHYLKYFPHSIIVHLKNDASQDDQSKKPVRVNMSSILVLTSNKHTPSAEW, encoded by the exons ATGAAAAACAACAACAAGGCCACGAAAAACTGTTACCTTAAGGAACCCTCATGCAACCATGGCAACAATGCCCTAAACAAATGCTCCAGCTACTTTGACATAAGTCAGATTAAACAGTTATACGCACCCCAAAGTGCCAATGGgtatgaacaaattttttcccctcctcgtAAAGCCAAGAAGgcaggaagaaaaagtaaaaaagaaatatccAACACTAAGGGCGCCATCCCTTCATTCCACAGTG ACCAGTACCAAAATGACACGAAAACCCCCGTACCTGTAGGAATaggagaaaggaaaaaaatgaaatttaacGCGCCAAATGAAGATccccactttttttacaGCAATTCGTTTGACCAAACGCCCAGAAAGCACTTCTCATTTAACGACGCGGacccccaaaatgaagaatccCCAAACCTCTATAATCCAAGCGGCAGTGTTAGAAAAGGTGCCAACAAAAAGGCGATTAGCAGAAACGCTTCATTAAACAAATACGATTTTATTAGATTTGTTTGTTCTCCGACCAAAAAGAGCGTCGATAATAGAAGCGCAAAGTGTGATAGTGAAAGGGGCACCCCGGCGAAAAATGGAACCACTGGAAATGCAGCCAAAAATGAccgcaaaaaaggagcaaaatatGGCGAACACACTGCCGCTAACATGGGCTCTACGAATGACCCCAAAAGAGTCGTAAAAAATTACCCCCaatgggaaaatattttcgatCCGAAAAATGACCCTAAAAATGGAGCCAAAAATGACCACAAAAATTACCCCCAAAATGACCGCAAAAAAGGCGGAAACTACGGTGAACACACTGCCGCTAACGTGGGCTCTACGAATGACCCCAAAGGAGTCGTAAAAAATTACCCCCaatgggaaaatattttcgacCCGAAAAGGGACGCTCAGAATGCCTCCAAAACCGACCAAAAGTTTGACCCCCAAAATGATCGCAAAAAAGGCGGAAACTACGGCGAACACACTGCCACTAGCATAGGCTCTACGAATGACCCCAAAGGAGCCGTAAACAACtaccccaaatgggaaaatattttcgatCCGAAAAGGCACCCACAGAATGCCTCCAAAATCGACCAAAAGTTTGACCCCCAAAATGACCGCAAAAAAGGCGGAAACTACGGCGAACACACTGCCGCTAACGTGGGCTATACGAATGACCCCAAAGGAGTCGTAAACAATTATCCCCAGTGGGACCAATTTTTTGACCCAACAAGGGAGCACCAGAGTGCCTCAAAAAcggaacaaaattttcaccCCCAAAGTGACCTCAAAGGAGGTGTATTATATGCCCAAAATGTTACCCAGAACAATGACTCAAAGAATGACGCAAAAGGGGCCCATAACAGTTGCCCCCAATGGAACCAATTTTTTCAGCCAACAAGGGAGCACCAGAGTACCTCAAAAAcggaacaaattttttacccccaAAGTGACCTCAAAGGAGGGGTAGTGTatgcccaaaaaaaagcccAAAGCAACGACGCAAAGAATGACGCAAAAGGAACCCAAAACAGTTGCCCCCAATGGGACCAATTTTTTGACCCAAGAAGGGACCCGCAGAATGCCCTCAGAACGAACCAAATGTTTGACCCCCAAAGTGACTTCAAAGGAGGGGTAGTGTATGCCCAAAATGTCACCCACAACAATGACGCAAAGATTTACGCAAAGTGTGCCACCTTTCGTGTCACAAAGAGTTATCCGCAAAATGACCCAAAGTGGGATCCCAAAAATGCCCCCAAAACGGACCCTCAAAATGAGTCGATTTTTGATCCCAAAAGGGGTGCAAACTGCGGCGAACGCGTTGGCACAAATGGGGCCACTAACGATGACACGGGGGAAGACCCCCAAAgtggcataaaaaattggcCAAAAAATGACCTCCAAAGTGACATAAAAAGTTGCCCAAAAAATGACCCCCAAAATGGCATAAATAATGGTCCAAATAACTACCCCCAGAGTGGCATAAATAATGGCCCAAAAAGTTACCCCCAGAGAGGCATAAATAATGACCCCCAAAATGACCTCAAAACGAGTCAACATTTTCCCCTACAAAATGCCTCCCAAAgtggcataaaaaattgcccaAATAACTACCCCCCAAACGGCGCTAGTaactcccccccaaatgaccCGCACGATGGCAGCAACCAAAGCAGCGGGAACTCGCAGGAGAGCACCCCCCAGAACGGGGCGCAGAACAACGGACTGATCGACCTGGATAGCCACGACTCCATCGACCGACTCAGTAGAAACTTTTTCATAAACAACAAAAAGATTTTCCTTACGCACTTTCGAAAAGATAAGGAGGCACACATTACACGTGCCAGCAGTCATGCGCATAGCAGTGGTGGGAACGTTCCTCTCCGTTACGAAACCCCCGAAGGGGGCAGGaacgaaggaaaaaatgaacacagcaaatggggggaaaatgctGAAGGGGTAACCCCATGTGGTGAAACTTCGCAGTGGggcctttttgcaaaagggaattCCCCGCATTTTGAGGACTACATtcagaggggggagaaaagcgGCGGAGTGGAAAACTGCAGTAGGGGTAGTTACTACAGTGGGTGGAATCACCGCATTGGGGAGAACCAAACCGCACATGACGACTGCCACGAAGATGACGAGCACCATAATCACGACGCACGCTACTCCGAGGAAGAGCCAGCTGACGGCAGCAACTTCCTACAAGACATGAACTCCTTTGTGCGCAAAAACTGCAACGTGACAAAATCGCTGTACAGCCACCTGGACGTCCCCTACAATGGCAGCAAGgcagaaattaaaaaggcgtataaggaaaaaataaaggtgCACCACCCAGATAAAGGAGGAAGCATAAACAAGTTCCTCCAACTGAAACTCTCATATGACATCCTAACGAAcgataaaaagagaaaaatgtaTGACAAATATGGGCATAGCATATTAGAATTATTAGTCAGcgaaaaatttcaaaactATGAGATATGCTCAtcggaagaagaaaattgtgaaaacgaaattgatgaggaaaatttaaaagtgtACGATTTGTTTGTCCAAAAGTACAACAACACATCGTACCTACACAATTTAAGCGATTTAAAAATGGATAGCTATCAGTATAacgattttcaaaaattaattttccatttttttaatgacgAAAATCCCATGTTCAAGAATACCTTCCATTTATTCCCCGCGTACTCCCCGGCGGTCCCTCCGTATAGGAGGAAAAAGGCGAACCAGCGAAAAGCAGATAAAAAGAGGGCAGCCGAGAAAGGGGCGGGTGAAGAGGcggaaaaagaggcaaataaACAGGCGAATAAACAGGCAGATATAGGAAAAATTCCCCGCTTGGAATTTCCCAGCAGCTTGGAGAACTCCCCTAATCGGTCTGCCCGAACGAATGAGCTTCTCAGCCCCGCAGGCAGTTCCACCTCTCGAAATGACTCCCCCTCAAATTGCAGCGAAACGAAGGAAAGCTCAATTTACGATGTACTGAACGCAGGACATGTCACTAACCTGTTTAACGAAATGGACGACGATTTTAAAtacttttacaaaaaatgcatcGTTCATAAAATAGAGGAATCAGAACAGGCTAACAACGCCAGgtatggcaaaaaaggggccacAAAAAGTGTAAGCCGACGGGATGGCCATCACGTGGAGGGGGAGGCCAACGGGGATGATGCCTCCACCCCAGTGAAGGAACATACCCACCACCCGGCGAAGGAACATACCCACCACCCGGCGAAGGAACATACCCACCACCCGGCGAAGGAACATACCCACCACCCGGCGAAGGAACATACCCACCACCCGGCGAAGGAACATACCCACCACCCGGCGAAGGAACATACCCACCACCCGGCGAAGGAACATGTAGAGCGCCCCTTCGAACAGCCCTCCTACGATGAAGATGCCGCCACCCCCCTAGCGCAGTGCCAACTCTCCCAGGAAAAACACACCTCCAACCGCCGCAGCCGAAACGAAGAAACCGCCCACTCCTTCCGGGACATCCAGACCTCCCCCATTGCgtacaaaattataaacgaAAATGATGAGAGGCACATAGCCGAGTTTTACAGGTggtttgaattatttttcagcCACCACCAGGGGGCGCACCCGGAGAGCGAAGCGGCTAACGAAGCGGAGTATGAAACGACCAACGAAACCGCGAACGAAGTAGCTAACCACGCAACCCAAGGCGACCGCCGCATTTGTAGCGATGTGCCCCCCGGGACACAAGAAGAAACACATTCAGCGCAAACTGACGTAGCGGATGTAGAAATCAACTCGGAGCCATTTAGAACGTTTCAATACTGTGCAGAGAAATTCTGCGCCTTTGGGCAGACGCTGCGTAGCAGTAATGACACCCCGAATGGGCGAGTAAATGGGGATGCCCCAAACGGGCGGAGCCCCGCAAGATTTGCACATAACAGCGGCAAAACGGAACATTGTAATGGCGGTAAAACGAAACACTTTAATGGCGACAAACCTAGCAGACCGCGAGAAGAAAAGGCGCACAGAGGaacccccccgcgcagcaGCGCCAAAGCGGAAGACAACCACCTGACAGTCAacattgaagaaaaatatggcTTCAATTTGctgaaaaaaagtgaacaaaaaattaaagacaTAACGCACgattttaattacatatatataggAAGTAacatgatgaagaaaaacaaatttatccttttcgtaaaagaagaaagtataaaaaaatttttaaaaattaaactgcTCAtcgagaaaattaaaaaaaaatcaaatttgaAACTCATATCCGcattcgaaaaggaaatagaaaaaaacataaaacacatggaatatattttactccTGACAACACACAGGGATGAATTTCTTCCCCTTAACGATTTTTACCTGCTTGACAGAAATGCTTTTGCAAAAGAGCTTTATTGCATAcccatatatgtaaaaaagaaCAGCATAAGCAGACCAACGCATTTTCACATCAGGTGGATTGTATACACCATACAgtcgctcattttttttaattttttttttaaaaaagtgaataagTATATGTgtgccttccccttctttaaTTACAAGTATAATTTACTCAAACATTTTTTGGGCCATGAGGAGAAAGCCAATAGCATCCACCAtcaggtaaaaaatttttacatttttttccagcagTACATCCTCAAGAATAAGCACCACTATTTGAAGTACTTTCCGCACTCTATCATCGtgcacttaaaaaatgacgcaTCGCAAGATGACCAGAGTAAGAAGCCCGTGCGAGTAAATATGTCCTCCATTTTGGTGCTCACCTCGAACAAGCATACACCCTCCGCGGAGTGGTAG
- a CDS encoding hypothetical protein, conserved (encoded by transcript PVX_094345A) produces the protein MSQSNKKITKAKIEGIKSADLEVFKSSLIPFNATVEKYTEKDETAIVTFKAGIEKKHLDGIGKYTVKPMEFEGESGDQNLRKRNTNFICDRIVVDEHDIIKFFLNTTLIAPVIFVLLSLLIFFSIF, from the exons atgagccaatcaaataaaaaaatcaccaaGGCCAAGATAGAAGGCATAAAGAGCGCCGACCTGGAGGTATTCAAGAGTTCCTTAATTCCCTTTAACGCCACAGTGGAGAAGTACACGGAAAAGGA CGAAACAGCCATAGTGACATTCAAGGCGGGCATAGAAAAGAAGCACCTAGACGGAATTGGAAAATACACCGTTAAGCCCAT GGAATTCGAAGGCGAGTCCGGCGACCAA aACCTGAGAAAGCGGAACACGAATTTTATTTGCGATCGGATTGTGGTAGATGAGCATGACATTATCAAGTTTTTCCTCAACACCAC GCTCATCGCGCCCGTTATATTTGTCCTACTGAGTCTCCTGATAttcttttcaattttctgA
- a CDS encoding hypothetical protein, conserved (encoded by transcript PVX_094350A), whose translation MENPVRHSVDIKSEDFVVLISLQNLQTFIMIGYTAVNKDHLNFDFSYLWALCIGTGLFIYSLISFVLIRSLALSKIDIGKYVLELLFSLSIIATCSLSIIIDSFKIANMQLLFFSFALTGYAYYNLMSLFFFCTLVGMTIQYNLSFTGFRAHSTSFFFLDMLSYLVQMIGGNILYFRMYELCTLIVISKRNPCKYVVASKEVKQVEKQIFSSLFNSYMCIKSKTYSDLTCTNDLLNKDSQSVVGRDTNPKWNSPIGTSYQDKVNHTKKLLLRRGKRDKRYPKGGGGARLTCAKHSAYHNSRSLANCASKNTPICTTNFRISNTLSLKNHFNPNLTLEASPPVCKKCVSEKNSHKDNEYKNGEERKKAKRGIKSGTANKSNQLGNHGGDATQVANPTYRTTSHGGDATQVAYPTYRTTSHGGDATQVDSPTHPTTSHGGNNSSSGHPQDDEVLIPIRGTNATNDAAATYNSNASWIKTAAVIDVSVEGKQKKGGHQTFAGNPVNSSANFPSDKKPSYNSHRNGGTPPPNEQLRYYACPCYQTHSSGSSLSEVPSGQTTKRKNSAHNSVEGGNPKMDNQQSRRVSNKRVDGATGEEHDHPSDPPADNPNGNSNTYHCNVMACSYSIIKGTHNGSTPSGGRQGDRSSRAVGAQRVEIGEMEVIPRGGNSIQAYPRGRRPSAHSNCTDHLGDESRQSESKFESTSNEDASDTLERTLPEREQSHGLSQPTRGEANLSGEANPSDEPIPSDEANLLEVYRGAQPNDHNAPASCKKETHFHKKLPLRKSKSSLHTNQWGENPPHRHPSRSSNNTKLITFTNKELRATSKKELQNGSNSNSNCKYSKKNASRQHEILDKIVQLDISNQDQKNKKKGKNKDASSLSSSSLPPLSQSPLSPPMASPIGRKKIYFAKKKKKKYTSIFLENPKVQYLFVHIPQYFKHIFDMTKKIFFDLKKKKVLMQNATWKNKIFIPERDPLGLFKNANLEKWYVSWMDEFNRNIISKTYYIAIYLIMYIITLDFITAYKLYYTTTRRKINGALITQHSYLRYYFFKSIVNTAVYLLYILFLTFKIRKDPTYNVKRYYFVTLLLCLVKLIISSLDIYVAITSLDYFISPYYVYIYIHMLIVQTSILLLVRYPTHYLLFFLYMICFTSLYWCFSIHKCFMEFIFIVACVSFTIIYSYVLCSRTVEINRRILFSKYELPYLLYLKEIAGCLSRRRSQGEAPP comes from the coding sequence ATGGAGAACCCCGTGAGGCACTCGGTGGACATAAAGTCGGAAGACTTCGTCGTCCTGATTTCGCTCCAAAACCTGCAGACCTTCATCATGATAGGGTACACAGCCGTGAACAAAGACCACCTGAATTTCGACTTCTCCTACTTATGGGCCCTCTGCATCGGGACGGGCCTCTTCATATACTCCCTCATCAGCTTTGTACTCATAAGATCCCTAGCACTGTCAAAAATAGACATAGGCAAATACGTCCTGGAGCTGCTATTCAGTTTGAGTATAATCGCCACATGTTCACTCTCCATAATAATTGACTCTTTCAAAATAGCCAACATGcagttgctttttttttcgttcgcTTTAACGGGCTATGCCTACTACAATTTGATGagcctcttctttttctgcaCACTGGTAGGAATGACCATTCAGTACAATTTAAGTTTCACTGGGTTCAGAGCGCATTCGacttctttcttctttttagaTATGCTATCTTACCTAGTGCAAATGATAGGAGGGAACATCCTCTACTTTCGCATGTACGAGCTGTGTACCCTAATCGTCATTTCGAAGAGGAACCCCTGCAAGTATGTTGTCGCATCGAAGGAAGTGAAACAAGTGGAGAAGCaaattttctcttctttaTTTAATTCTTACATGTGCATCAAGTCCAAAACTTATTCAGATTTAACCTGCACTAATGATCTGTTAAATAAAGACAGTCAATCTGTTGTCGGTAGGGATACGAACCCTAAGTGGAACTCCCCCATTGGTACTTCCTACCAGGATAAGGTCAATCATACGAAGAAGTTACTCCTTCGGAGGGGAAAACGGGACAAACGCtaccccaaagggggagggggagctCGACTAACATGTGCAAAACATAGTGCCTACCATAATAGCCGAAGTCTTGCCAACTGTGCCAGTAAGAATACCCCCATTTGCACAACTAACTTTAGGATATCTAACACCCTTTCACTTAAAAATCATTTCAACCCTAACCTAACCTTAGAAGCGTCTCCCCccgtttgtaaaaaatgcgtTTCGGAAAAGAATAGCCATAAGGATAATGAGTACAAAAACggggaagagagaaaaaaagcaaaacgtgGTATCAAGTCGGGCACTGCAAACAAGTCTAACCAGTTGGGCAACCACGGGGGGGACGCTACGCAGGTGGCTAATCCTACCTACAGAACTACTTCCCACGGGGGGGACGCAACCCAGGTGGCTTATCCTACCTACAGAACTACTTCCCACGGGGGGGACGCAACGCAGGTGGATAGTCCTACCCACCCAACTACCTCCCATGGGGGGAACAACTCGTCGAGCGGGCACCCCCAAGACGACGAAGTGCTCATCCCCATTAGGGGAACCAACGCCACTAACGATGCAGCCGCCACCTACAACTCGAACGCTAGTTGGATCAAAACCGCTGCGGTTATTGACGTGTCTGTGGAggggaagcagaaaaaggggggacatCAAACGTTCGCGGGCAATCCCGTAAATTCATCCGCTAATTTCCCATCGGACAAGAAACCTTCCTACAACTCGCACCGCAACGGAGgtactccccccccaaatgaacaaCTCAGGTACTACGCCTGCCCCTGCTACCAGACCCACTCCAGCGGATCGTCCCTCAGTGAGGTGCCCTCGGGACAAACgacgaagcggaaaaataGTGCGCACAACTCGGTTGAAGGGGGAAACCCCAAAATGGATAATCAGCAAAGTCGCCGCGTGAGTAACAAGCGGGTAGATGGCGCAACGGGTGAGGAACATGACCACCCAAGTGACCCCCCCGCAGATAACCCAAATGGAAACTCCAACACCTACCACTGCAATGTGATGGCGTGTAGTTATAGTATAATAAAAGGCACACACAATGGGAGTACGCCCAGTGGAGGGAGACAGGGCGATAGGTCCTCTCGAGCGGTAGGGGCTCAACGGGTCGAAATCGGCGAAATGGAGGTCATCCCTCGAGGGGGAAATTCGATCCAAGCGTACCCCCGCGGGAGAAGGCCCTCTGCGCACAGTAACTGCACGGATCACCTGGGCGATGAAAGTCGCCAAAGTGAAAGCAAATTCGAGTCCACGTCAAACGAGGACGCGTCGGACACGCTGGAGAGGACACTGCCTGAAAGGGAGCAATCGCATGGGCTAAGCCAACCCACGCGGGGTGAGGCAAACCTATCTGGCGAGGCAAACCCATCGGACGAGCCAATCCCATCGGATGAGGCAAACCTATTGGAGGTATACCGAGGGGCCCAACCAAACGACCACAACGCCCCGGCGagctgcaaaaaggaaacccattttcacaaaaagcTCCCCCTGCGCAAGTCCAAAAGCTCGCTACACACAAACCAGTGGGGCGAAAATCCCCCGCACAGACACCCCTCGCGCAGCAGCAACAACACCAAGCTGATCACCTTCACAAACAAGGAGTTGCGCGCCAcctcaaaaaaggagttgcaaaatggaagcaacAGCAACTCGAATTGCAAgtacagcaaaaaaaacgcatcaAGGCAGCACGAAATATTAGACAAAATTGTGCAACTGGACATCAGCAATCAggaccaaaaaaataaaaaaaaaggcaaaaataaagacgCGTCGTCGTTATCCTCGTCGTCCTTACCGCCGCTATCGCAATCGCCGCTATCTCCTCCAATGGCCTCCCCgataggaagaaaaaaaatttactttgcgaaaaaaaagaaaaaaaaatacacgtcAATCTTTCTGGAAAATCCAAAGgtacaatatttatttgtgcaCATTCCACAGTATTTCAAACACATCTTCGACATGacgaagaaaatatttttcgatttaaaaaaaaaaaaagtgctcaTGCAAAACGCAacttggaaaaataaaatattcatccCTGAAAGGGACCCACTAGGGTTATTCAAAAACGCAAACCTAGAAAAGTGGTACGTGTCCTGGATGGACGAGTTTAACAGAAATATTATCTCCAAAACTTACTACATAGCCATCTACCTCATCATGTATATAATTACCCTAGACTTTATAACAGCATATAAATTGTACTACACAacaacgaggaggaagataaACGGGGCCTTAATCACTCAACACAGTTACCTGCGCTACTACTTCTTCAAATCGATCGTCAACACGGCTGTGTATCTCCTCTACATACtctttttaacatttaaaatacGAAAGGATCCCACTTATAATGTTAAGCGGTATTATTTTGTTACCCTTCTGTTGTGTTTAGTCAAACTCATCATATCGTCTTTAGACATTTACGTGGCCATCACCTCGCTCGATTACTTCATCAGCCCCTACtacgtgtacatatacatcCATATGCTGATCGTGCAGacgtccattttgttactAGTTAGATACCCTACACATTACCTgctattttttctgtatatGATTTGCTTCACTTCGTTATACTGGTGCTTTTCCATCCACAAATGCTTTAtggaatttattttcatcgtCGCTTGTGTTTCTTTTACcattatttattcttatgtGCTTTGCTCCAGGACGGTGGAGATCAATCGgcgcattttgttttccaagTATGAGCTGCCCTACCTCTTGTACCTCAAGGAGATTGCCGGGTGCCTCAGCAGGCGCCGCTCCCAGGGGGAAGCGCCGCCATGA
- a CDS encoding hypothetical protein, conserved (encoded by transcript PVX_094360A; Apicoplast targeted protein. Curated by Stuart Ralph, Walter and Eliza Hall Institute of Medical Research, Australia.), giving the protein MYLYFLLLLLTLTKRNYTLNIKKRSHVLNFVRFSNSKASSKNVTFTYLMNKNSSRHEIYRKRFERELKETLQSILYKKGIKINYKYHIDEDIIEGIAIHQVQLNSDCSVAKVFIEIMGDSIDSRQGYIWMKKNCKRIRYMLAQAIKHRKRVPFLNFVLSNLSEQTQLLCQMENIREYYGDMFKEELGESESNGEEADGGANGEEKGNTQYPQSEEPGDEQ; this is encoded by the exons ATGTACCtatattttctcctcctcctgcttaCACTCACCAAAAGAAACTACACCCTCAACATTAAGAAGAGGTCCCACGTTTTGAATTTTGTGCGTTTTAGCAACTCTAAGGCATCAAGCAAAAATGTCACCTTCACTTATTTAATGAATAAGAATTCAAGTCGGCATGAGATATACAGGAAAAGATTCGAAAGGGAACTGAAGGAGACACTCCAGTCAATTTtgtacaaaaaggggattaaaataaattataagtaCCACATCGATGAAGATATAATAGAAGGAATAGCCATTCACCAAGTGCAGCTGAACAGCGATTGTTCTGTGGCAAAAGTTTTTATCGAAATAATGGGAGACTCCATCGATTCCAGACAG ggctACATctggatgaagaaaaactgCAAACGAATTCGCTACATGTTGGCCCAAGCAATTAAACACCGGAAAAGAGTCCCATTTTTAAACTTCGTCCTCAGCAATTTAAGTGAGCAAACACAGTTGCTTTGCCAGATGGAAAACATACGGGAGTACTACGGAGATATGTTTAAGGAGGAGTTGGGGGAGAGTGAATcaaacggggaagaagcagatggGGGAGcgaatggggaagaaaaagggaacacgCAGTACCCGCAAAGTGAAGAACCGGGCGACGAACAGTAG
- a CDS encoding N-acetyltransferase, putative (encoded by transcript PVX_094365A), whose protein sequence is MLSIRKSNVYDLLSMQQCNSVNLPENYNMRYYFYHALSWPSLSQVAEDGKGKVCGYTLGKLEEENDKKGHLTSVAVLKTYRKQKLAYHLITQTHQFVNDIYHVHNICLHVRVSNYAALNLYNNVLNYKVKGIEPLYYGNKEDAYLMEHLFVK, encoded by the coding sequence ATGCTGTCAATAAGGAAGAGCAACGTTTACGACCTGTTGTCCATGCAACAGTGCAATAGCGTAAACCTGCCCGAAAATTACAACATgagatattatttttaccatGCCTTATCGTGGCCATCGCTGAGCCAAGTGGCAGAGGatggaaagggaaaagtttGCGGATATACCTTAGGAAAgttggaagaagaaaatgataaGAAGGGTCATTTAACTTCAGTTGCCGTTTTGAAAACGTACAGGAAGCAGAAACTTGCTTATCATTTAATCACACAGACACACCAATTTGTGAATGATATATACCACGTACATAACATTTGCTTGCATGTTCGAGTGAGCAACTACGCCGCGTTGAATTTGTACAATAACGTGTTAAATTATAAAGTGAAGGGAATCGAACCGTTGTATTATGGAAATAAGGAAGACGCCTATTTGATGGAGCacctttttgttaaatag